The Tubulanus polymorphus chromosome 1, tnTubPoly1.2, whole genome shotgun sequence genome contains a region encoding:
- the LOC141900963 gene encoding ras-like GTP-binding protein rhoA, producing MSPKNKNKPAESIRKKLVVVGDGACGKTCLLLAFSRDEFDEIYITTIFETYVADIEVDNMKVELALWDTAGQEDYDRLRPLSYPDTDVILLCFAIDSPDSLVNVKENWLPEIKHFCPHVPYILVGNKKDLRCDAVLISELAKTKQYPIKECDGELMKELIGAEDYIECSAKTRDGVRETFEAATRAAIHTSKKHPKSSWKQRCAFL from the coding sequence ATGTCGCCGAAGAACAAGAATAAACCAGCGGAAAGCATTCGTAAAAAACTAGTCGTCGTCGGCGACGGAGCTTGCGGTAAAACGTGTCTGTTGTTAGCGTTCAGTCGCGATGAATTCGACGAGATTTACATCACGACGATATTCGAGACTTACGTCGCCGATATCGAGGTCGATAATATGAAAGTGGAACTGGCTTTATGGGATACGGCCGGACAGGAAGACTACGACCGGCTGCGACCGTTATCGTATCCGGATACCGACGTTATTCTACTGTGTTTCGCTATCGATAGCCCCGATAGTCTGGTGAACGTGAAGGAAAACTGGCTTCCggaaatcaaacatttttgtCCGCATGTTCCGTACATATTGGTCGGTAACAAGAAAGACTTGCGTTGCGATGCGGTTCTGATCAGCGAACTCGCGAAAACTAAACAATATCCGATTAAAGAATGCGACGGGGAATTAATGAAAGAACTCATCGGTGCCGAGGACTATATCGAATGTTCGGCTAAAACGCGAGACGGAGTTCGAGAGACTTTTGAAGCGGCGACTCGTGCGGCTATTCACACCTCGAAAAAACACCCGAAATCATCGTGGAAACAAAGGTGCGCGTTCTtataa